Genomic window (Propionibacteriaceae bacterium ZF39):
ATAGCCGAGGCCGTTGAGGACGAGTTGGGCGAGGTCGCCGATCATCGTCGCCGGGGCGATGGTCGACACACGCCCCGGGACCTCGATCGCCTTCAACCAGCCCCAGCCCTGGCCGTCGGGCAGGCACGCGAGTGTGATGAACGTCAGGGCCGCAACCATCACGACGGTCGCCAGGAACACCCGCCACCCGGCCTGCCAGAGCTGACCGAACCAGCTCGGCCGCCGTCGGCCCACCCGCCATCCCAGCATCGCCACCGGGACGATCGCGAGGATCGCCGGAATCTTCACCGCGGCTGCAGCCGCCACGAGCACACACCCCAGCAGGAACCGCCGGTTCGACGCTGCCACCAGCCCGAGAGCGATGAAGCCGATCATGATCGCGTCGTTGTGGGCGCCACCGATCAGGTGGGCGATGGCGAGCGGATTCACCAGGCCGAACCACATCGCCTTGCGCGGATCCACGTTCACGCGGCGGGCCAGGACCGGCACCGCGTACGCCGTCGCCACGATCCCCAGGATCGCCAGCAACCGCATGCCGACCGCCGAGGACCAATAGGGCGAATGCCCGAACACATCGACGACCAGGTGCGACAGCTGCAGGCTCAGCGGGCCATAGGGCGCGCGCGTGAACCGCCACTCCTCCACGACCTGCTCGCCCCAGCGGTTCTGGAGCATGCCGGCGCCCATGTCATAGGGGTTGAGGCCCTCGTGGACCATGAAGCCCTCGGCGGCGTACGCATAGGAATCGTGACTGAAGATCGGCGGCGCCAGCAGCATCGGCAGCGACCACAGGGCCAGCACCGCGCGGAAATCGACGACCGGCGCAGGTGGCCGTGGGCGGAGGTGGAACCAGGCATCCATGACGAGGAGTACGCCGCCGAGCGCGGCGATCGTGCCGACCGTCGGTCCCAGCCACGTCCACTCGCGGAAGGCGCCGAACACCTTCCACCACGGACTGTTCTCCGGCAGGAACGCCGGGGACAGACCGCCGATCGCCATGAGCAGCGAGCCGAGCATGCCTCGCCGGACCCACTTGATCCGGTATGCCTCCACCAGCGACGCCGTCGCCTTCGCCTGCCACTCGTCGAACCAGTCCGCGCATCGCAGGAGCCACGCGCGCAGCCGGATCACGCGAGATCCTCGATCTCGTGGAGCAGGTCGGTCAGCGTCGCCACCGCGGGCATCGCCTCATGCCGCCACTCCAGCGCATCGAACGGGCACTCCTCGACGCAGATCCCGCAATACATGCACAGCGACCAGTCGATCGCGAACCGGTCGAGCACGTTCTTCGTCCGCTCCCGCATCCCCCGGCCGGTGAGCTGCGCGGGCGCGTCCAGGTCGACCTCCGTGTGCGAATCGATGTGGATGCACCACACCGGGCACTCCCGCGCACAGATCATGCACGACGTGCACTTGTCCTCGATCAGCCGAATGCGCGCATGAGCTGTGTCATGCCGTCGCTCCGCGACGGGAACGGTCGGCGTGGAGCCGTCGTCCTGCGCACTCATCGCCGCCTCCGCACCCGGCCACCCTGCGCGCTCGCCGCGACCTCGGCCGGATCGGCGGGTGGGTCGTCGGGGTTGCGGTCGCCCCAGACATTCGGATCGGGTACGCCCGGCGGGACCATCCGACGCCGACCGGCCGCGGCCCCCGTTTCTGCCGGGTCCTTCGAGCCGGGCCAGTCGACCGCGGCCCGGGCGCCCAGGACCTCGTCCTTGCGCAGGGGGTGGCCGCCATAGCGTCGGGGCAGGAGCAGCGGCGTACCATCCCCACCGAGGAATTCCACCCCGAACAGATCGTGGATCTCGCGCTCGGCCCAGCCGGCGCCGGCGTACACCCCGGACAGCGTGCCCACCTCGGGGGCGTTCCGGTCGATCCGGGTCTCGAGGCGGCGGGTCTCGCCGGTGGCGCGATCGAGGAGCTGGACGACGAGTCGGAACTCATCGGCGCGGCCGATCTCGTCGACGCAGTCGAGCCAGTCGAACCAGGTGAACCCGGCCGCCTTGGCGTCGGCGACCGTGGCCGCCCACGCCGTCGGCTCGACCTGGTCGTTCATCGGGCCAACTCTACGCGGAACGACTCCACTGCGGCGGTCAGCGCAGTGGGCGTCGGCGGGCAGCCGGGGACGAAGAGGTCCACGTCGACGATCTGGCCGATGCCCTTGGTGACGGCGTACGAATCCCAATAGGGACCGCCCGCCGAGGCGCAGGCGCCGAAGGAGACGATGCGGGCGTCGGGGACGCGGGCGAGGATCGAGCGCACGACGGGGAGCACGGTGTCGGTGACTGTGCCGGAGACGACCACGACGGCCCGGTCATCGGGCCGGAGGTCGGTGAGTGCTAGCTCGGCCGCCGCCACCTCGACCTCGAGGGCACAGCACGCCAGAGCAATATCGATGACGACCAGGGAGCGGTCGCCGAACCAGTCCCAGCAGCGCACCGGGTCAGCGTACCCGTCGAGACACCTTCACCACCCGCGAGACGTCTCGCCCTTGCTCGAGACTCCTGCTGCAGCAGGCGTCTCGACGCACGCCAGGGTGTCTCGCGCATGTTCCACATGACGGCGCGCTCCACTGGCGCGGGCAGCTGGGGTCTGGGGCAGAGTGGGTACGCGGGCAATCAGGGCCAGGAGGTGGCGCGATGCAGGAGACTCGAACGGATCGTCCACTTCCACTGGAGGGCATCCTCGTCGCGGACTTCAGCCGCGTGCTCGCAGGGCCGCTCGCGACGATGATGCTGGCCGATCTCGGCGCACGGGTGATCAAGGTCGAGCGTCCCGGCGCGGGCGACGACACGCGAACCTGGGGACCGCCGTGGTCGCCGACCGGCTCCACCTATTTCGAGTCTGTGAACCGCGGCAAGGAATCCGTCGCCCTCGACCTCTCCGACGCGGGCGATCTCGCCCTCGCGCACGAACTCACCCGCCGCGCAGATGTGCTGATCCACAACTTCAAGCCGGGCACGATGAGCAAGCTCGGCCTCGGGTATGACGAGATTCGCGAGGACAACCCGGGCATCGTCTACTGCGCCATCAACGGGTTCGGCAGCCGGGCCGGCCGCGACCTGCTCGGCTATGACTTCGTCGTCCAGGCCGTCGGTGGGCTGATGAGCATCACCGGAGAACGCGACGAGCCCATGAAGGCCGGCGTCGCACTCGTCGACGTGCTCACCGGCAAAGATGCGGCCATCGGCATCCTCGCCGCGCTCAACGCCCGCCAGCGCACCGGCCACGGCGACCACCTCGAGGTCACGCTCCTGACGAGTCTCCTCGGGTCTCTCGTCAACCAGGGTCAGAGCGCGCTCGAGACCGGACGCTCCCCCGGCGGCATGGGCAACCAGCACCCCAGCATCGCCCCCTATGAAACCCTCCACACCGCCGACGGACTCATCGCCGTCGCCTGCGGCAACGATGGCCAGTTCGCCCGCCTCGCCGCGGCGATCGGCCGACCCGACCTCGCCAACGATCCCCGCTTCACCACCAACGCCCTCCGCGTCGAACACCGGCCCGTCCTCCTCGCCGAACTCGAGGACGCCCTGACCGCCGCCGATGCCGCCACATGGGTGGACCGCCTCAATGGCGCGCAGGTGCCGGCGGGCCGGGTGAACACGATTCACGAGGCGGTACGCCTGGCCTGCGACCTCGAACTCGACCCGCTCATCGAGGTCGGCCCTAACCACGCCGCCCAGATCCGGCATCCGATCACCTGGACCGCCTATCAGCCGTCCGAGCCGACCCCACCGCCCGGCCTCGGCGAGCACACCGACGCCGTTCGCGCCTGGCTACGCGGCTGAACTGCTGTCGTCGTTTCGCAGGCTCAACCACCGAAAGGATCGACCATGGCCCACGCGAGCAACCCCCGACCGCTCAATCGCCAGGACCTGCTCGACATCGACACGATGCTGAGCGAGGACGAGCGGGCAGTGCGCGACAGCGTACGCGCGGCATGCGACGCGGAGATCGAGCCGCACATCCAGCAGTGGTACGAGGACGGCGCTCTCCCCGTCCGCGAACTCGCCAGGATGTTCGGCGAGCTCGGCGTCCTGGGCATGCATCTCGACGGCTACGGCTGCCCCGGCATGTCGGCAGTCGACTATGGCCTCGCCTGCCAGGAACTGGAAGCGAGCGATTCGGGCATCCGGTCCCTGGTGTCGGTGCAGGGGTCGTTGGCGATGTTTGCGATCTGGCGCTGGGGCACCGAGGAGCAGAAGCTCGAATGGCTCCCGCGACTCGCCGCCGGCGACGCGATCGGCTGCTTCGGCCTGACCGAGCCGGATCATGGCTCGGACCCGGGATCGATGCGTACGCGGGCCCGCCGCGACGGCGACGACTGGGTGCTCAACGGCGCGAAGATGTGGATCACCAACGGCTCGGTCGCCGATGTCGCGGTCGTCTGGGCGAACGCGGGCGAGGAGAACGGCGTGATCCGTGGCTTCGTGGTGCCGACTGACACCCCCGGTTTCTCCGCCCCCGAGATCAAGCACAAGATGTCGCTCCGCGCGTCGGTGACCTCGGAGTTGCTCTTCGACAACGTGCGGCTGCCCGGGGATGCGGTGTTCCCGGACGTCCGCGGACTGAAGGGACCGCTGAGCTGCCTCAGCGAGGCGCGATACGGGATCGTCTGGGGTGCCATCGGCGCGGGCCGGGCCAGCCTGGACGCCGCGGTGCGCTACTCGACCGAACGCCATCAGTTCGGCAAGCCCCTCGCGGGCTTCCAGCTCACGCAGGGGAAGCTCGCGCGCATGTCGACCGACCTGAACACGGGGCAACTCCTCGCGCTGCACCTCGGCCGGTTGAAGGATTCGGTCGGTTTGCGGCCGGAGCAGGTGAGCGTCGGGAAATACAACAACGTGAGCGCCGCCCTCGAGGTGTGCCGCACCGCCCGGACCATCCTCGGCGCGAACGGCATCAGCGGAGAGTTCCCCGTCATGCGCCACGCCAACAACCTCGAGTCTGTCCTCACCTATGAGGGCACCGTCGAGATGCACGCCCTGACCATCGGCAAGGCCCTCACCGGGGTGGACGCCTTCCGCTGATCGCGCGAGACACCACCAACTACGACGAGACCCCTGCTCGAGCAGGGGTCTCGCGCGCCTACGTGGTGTCTCGCGCGCTCGTGGCTCTGACAAGCTCCCCGATCGCGACGTCCATGTTGGCGGGCTCGACGCCGAGAAAATCACTCGGTCCCCGATCGACGCGCGCATCGGCGGCGAGCAGGGCGGCGAGGCGTACGCCGTCCAGGCCCGGCTCGAAGCCCTGCAGCCGGAGCACCAGATCACGAGCGACAAGAAACACGGTGAACACCGACGCCGGCACCGTCACGATCGGCCAGCGGGGTCGGTCGAGATGCCGCAGGAACACGCGCAGGAGTTGCGACCACGTGAAGTTGGCTCCCACGACCGGATAGCTCGCTGCCCCCTCGGACCGCTCCAAAGCGCCGACCACCGCCTGTGCGATCTGGCCGACCGTCACCGCAGCCACGCCGCCGCTCACCCACAGCACCACACCGGGCATCCGGCGCACCGCGTCGACCATGATCGACACCCCGGGCAGCGCACCGTCCGCCCCGACTCCGAACACATACGGCACCTCGATGATCGAGACATCCAGCCCTCCGTCCGCGTACGCCAGCGCCAGCTCGGCCTGATCGATCCGCGACCGGACGTAGGGATGCCACCGGCCCAGGTCGAGATCGGGCCGTGTGCGGGCGAGGTGGGTGAAATACGACCCGAGCACGACGACCCGGCGTACCCCCTCCGCGCGCGCCGCCTCGAGCAGCCTCCCCAGAGGTGCGTTGTTGACGGCGACGAAGGCGTCGTACGCCGGCTTGCGCACGGGGGTGCGCTCGTCGAGGCCCGCAGCAAACACCACACCGGTGCAGCCCTGCACCAGGGCCCGCAGCTCCACATCGGACAGCGTCGCCACGTCGCCGAGGCGCAGGTCGACCCCGTCGGGCACGTCCCTCCGCCGACGCGCCAGCGCGCGGACCGCGTACCCCCGGCTCACCAGTTCGGCTGCCGTCGCCGCCCCGAGCAGTCCGGTGCCACCGACGACGAGGATGCATTCGTTGGTTTCCACGCCCCGTTCCTACACCCCGCGGACGGCGACCTCACGACCCGTACGCTCGATGGGTGCCCAACCCACCTCCGCCGCACCCGTGGCACCCCGCCCTCACCGGGGTGTCCCTGCTGCTGGTCGACTTCGACGGGCCGCTCGTCCGGCTGCTGCCCGACCCCGAGCACGTGCGGCTGACCGCGCGGCTCGCGCAGTGGTACGCCGACCGCGGCGGCCAGCCTCCCGCCACGACCGATCACGTTCAACTGCTCCGTCACGTCCACGCCCATCACCCCGATCTCGCGGCCGATGCCGAACACCTGATGACCGAAGCCGAACTCGCGGCAGCGGCAGCCCACTCGGCGTACGCCGATGCGATCGGATTCCTCAGTGACTGGCAAGCCGCCGGTGGGCACGTCGCGATCGTGAGCAACAACGCGGAGGAGGCCGTACGCCGGGTGCTCACCCGCTCCGGCCTCGGAACCGACGGGACCTGGACGGTTCACGCCCGCCGCCCGGGCGGGATCGCGCGACTCAAGCCGGCGCCGGACCTGCTGCTCGAGGCGATGACGGCCCACGCTGCCACGCCTGACGGCGCCGTGATGATCGGGGACACCCCGAGCGATGTCCGGGCGGGGAGCGCCGCGGGCGTACGCACCATCGGCGTCACCGACAGCGCCGATCAGGCTCAAGCACTGCACACAGCGGGGGCCGCCACCATGATCCGCCGTCTTGTCGATTTATCCATGACAGATACCCCCGGGGGATAATGACTTGAGGCGCACCCGAATACTTTGCGCATGACGTCGAGCATCTCCAACGAACCGATCAGCCCTCTCACGGGCGTCGACCGCATCGTCGAGACGCGGCTTCCGACGCGGCATGGCGAGTTCGCCATGGTCGGCTATGAGGATCACCTCGGCGTCGCCCACGTGGCCATCACGGTCGGGCTCGACGACGAGACCCTCAACGGCGAGCCGGTGCTCGTGCGGATCCACTCCGAGTGCCTCACCGGTGACGCGCTCGGCTCGCATCGCTGCGACTGCGGCGATCAGTTGGACGCTGCTCTGGCCAGGATCGCGCAGGAGGGCCGGGGCGCGGTGATCTATGTCCGGGGCCACGAGGGCCGCGGGATCGGGTTGCTGGAGAAGCTCCGGGCGTACGCCCTGCAGGACCGCGGCATGGACACAGTCGACGCGAATCTCGAACTGGGCCACCCCGCCGATGCTCGGAGCTATGAGCAGTCGGCCCACATCCTCGCCGACCTGAGTGTGACGGCGGTACGCCTGCTGTCCAACAATCCTGCGAAGCAGGAGGCGCTGGAGGCGCTCGGCGTCCGGATCGTGGATCGGGTCGCGCTGGGGGTGGCCGACCGGCCCGACAACGCCCGCTATCTGGCGACCAAACGCACGCGCATGCGGCACGACGAGCCCCTCGATCTGTGGGAGCGACTGCTCGACGGCGATGTGCCGACTCTTCGCGACGATCCGCTGGTCCAGCTCTACGGCCCGCTCGTCACGGCCGGGCCGGACCTGGTGATCGCGCAGCTCGGGCAGAGCCTGGACGGTTTCATCGCCTCCCGCACGGGCGACGCCGAGTTCGTCACGGGGCCGGAGGACCGGTTGCGGCTCCACCGGATGCGGGCGCTGGTGGATGCGGTCGTGGTGGGCGCGAGCACGGTCATCGCCGATGATCCCCGATTGACCGTGCGGGACTGCGCCGGAGACGATCCCGTGCGGGTCGTGGTCGATCCGCAGGGCCGGATTCCCCTGACTGCCCACGTGCTGCGGGAAGCCGACGCGCCCACGCTGTGGCTGGTCGGGCCCGATGTGGCTGTGCCCGACTCGCTGCCGGCGCATGTGACGACCGGTCGCCTCGCGACCGCCGGCCCCACGGATCCGGCCGAGCTCCTCGCCCTGCTGGCCGACCGCGGGCTCACCCGCGTACTCATCGAGGGCGGCGGTCGTCTGGTGTCCGCATTCGTCGCCGCCGGGGAGGTGGACCGGCTGTATCTGACCACCGCGCCCGTGCTGATCGGCGACGGCGTCCCGGGCCTGCGGTTCGACGGGACGGACGTCATGGCGGAGGCCCTGCGCGGCCCTGTGCGGCGCTTCGCACTCGGCGAGGACGTCTGCACCGAGATCCTGCTTCAGGCAGGCAGCACCAGCTGATCGACGTGGCCCACCTCGACCGTCAGGCAACCGGCGGCGAGTTCGGTCATCCGTCGTTCGAGCCATTGGTTCACCGGGCCCGCCAGCTCGGGATCGCTCTCGACCGCCACTGCTGCGCGTTCGCGCAGGTAGCCCTCGAGAAGACTCGCGTCGTCTCGGGCACCCAGCAGCCAGTGAGTGCGCACCTCGGTGAGCCAGCCGACGGGCAGCCGTTCGGCGAGGCGGCGCGGCGCGTCGGGCCCCGGTCGGGCACCCCGGCGCTGATGCGCGTTGAAGGCCTCGGCGATGGACCCGTCCAACGGGTCTTCGGGCCCGATCACGACCTCGCCGGTGACCGACAGGCTGAACAGCGCGGGCAGACGCCGCGTCACGAGCACTGCCGCCAGCGCGTCGAGGTCGGCCTCGCCCACCACGTCCAGCACTGCGGAGCAGGTCAGGAATGTTCCCGGCGTGCCGTCACCGATGAGCACCGGCAAGTCGGCGATCTCGGCAAGGAGGCCGGTGGCGTTCCGGTGTGCTGCGTGCCCGAGCAGGTCGGCATCGTGGTCGAGCACGGTCCAGCGGACGGGGACTCCGAGGCGGGCCGAGAGATAGGCATGGTTGGCACCCGTGCCGGTCCCGATATCGATGCCGTGGGCCGGCCCCGGTGCCAGTCGCTCCGCCAGCGACTTCACCAGCGGCAAGGCCGCCTCCCGAGCCCGTTCGTCTGCGGTCGACCGCAACGCAAGCCACGATGGTTCGGCGACATTGTGGCCGTCGACGACGCCCTTGGCCTCGATCACGACAGTTCCTCCAACACACACTCGAGGTCCCGTGCGGCATCCGACCACGTCCGCAAGGATTCGCGACGCTCAAGCGCGGCCCGCCGCCAGCGGTCCCGGCGTACCGGATCGGTCAGCCGGCCCCGCACCAGCCGCGCCCACTCCGCCGGGTCGCCGGGATCGGCGAGCGCCCCCGGCAGGTCACTCTCCGGGACGCCCGGCCCGCCGGCGAGCGCCTCGGCCGCCCCCGTCCCGCGCGCCACGATCGCGGGAATACCCCGGGCGAGGGCCTCGGTCACCACGAGCCCATAGGTCTCGGTCCACGACGGCACGAGGAGCAGATCGGTGGCCTGCCAGACGGTATCGAGCGCGGTGCCGGTGAGTTCTCCGGGGAGAGTGATGCGGTCTTCGACCGCGGCCGTACGCCCCAGTCGGCGCACCTCGGCCACGGTCTGCGGGTCACGATGGGGGCCGGCGAGGGTGGCCTGCCAGTCGAGGTCACCCAGACAGCCAAGGGCAGCCAGGAGCGTCGCGTGGTTCTTGACCGGGGTGAGTGCCGCCAGCATGAGCAGCTGCGGAGGCTCGCTGCCCTCGGCCACGGGCGCCGGCTCGACTCCGGGCACGACGACGTGGGCAGTCAGGTCATAGCGCCGTGCGAGATCCGCGCTCGCCCAATGACTGGGAACGGCGATCGCGGTGGCAGCGTGCAGGGCTCGGCATTCCGACGCGGCCAGCCGGGCCTGCTCGTCTTCCGGGAGACCCCGCTCAGCGGGCAACGGCAGGTGGACCAGCACGATGACGCTCACTCCCGCCGCCACCGCCGCCTCGAGCTCGTCCGGGCATACCGACCCGATCAGCCCATCGACGAGCGCCGGCCCCTCGCCCCGAAGCGCCTCCGCGACCGCCGCCCGCTGCTCGGGCTCGGGCGAGGGCCAGTCGCCGGCGATCCGACGCTCGTCGACCGCCCAGCCGCGCACGGTGAGCGCCTCGGCCAACCGCGCGTTGAAGACTCCGCCGCCACTGATCTGCGCCTGATCGGGCACGAGCAGCCGCAGCACCGAGGTCACAGCTCCAGGCGATAGGACGCCCAGGCATCGGGGTGCTCGCGCAGGGTGACCTCGAGACAGGCATAGGGCTCGGTGTCGATCCGGTCGCGCAACTGCTCGGCGATGTAGTGGGCGAGAAACTCGGTCGTCGTCAGCTTCCCCGCGAAAATCTCGAGCTCGTCGAGGTTCTGATAGTCGAGGTCGGCCAACACCGCGTGGAGCTCCTCCGTCGCGACCCCGATGTCGATCACGACGCCCATCTCGTCGAGGTCGGGCCGGTGCCACGTCGTCTCGACGACATAGGTGCAGCCGTGGAGCTTGCGGGCCGGGCCGAATCCGGGGTGGTCGAGGCTGTGGGCGATCATCATCCGGTCACGGACGGTGAGGGTGAACATGAGGCTCCTGGGGTTCGAGAAACAGGACGGATTCGGGACAGATTCAGGGGTACCGCACCACGGGACAGAGCCCGGCGACCGGCTCCCCGTCGGCCAATCGGCTCATAAGCACGGGGAGGTCGTCGAAGTCGCAACCCTCCCCCAGCAGCGCGTCGAACCGGGGATCGCGCAAGGCCTCGAGAGCGTGCCCGAGCCGATCGGCCAGGGTCCGGCGGTGTCGGCGTACCAGCGCGACCGCGCCCACCTGACTCGCCCGGATCTGCAGTCTGCGGGCA
Coding sequences:
- the mptB gene encoding polyprenol phosphomannose-dependent alpha 1,6 mannosyltransferase MptB, which encodes MIRLRAWLLRCADWFDEWQAKATASLVEAYRIKWVRRGMLGSLLMAIGGLSPAFLPENSPWWKVFGAFREWTWLGPTVGTIAALGGVLLVMDAWFHLRPRPPAPVVDFRAVLALWSLPMLLAPPIFSHDSYAYAAEGFMVHEGLNPYDMGAGMLQNRWGEQVVEEWRFTRAPYGPLSLQLSHLVVDVFGHSPYWSSAVGMRLLAILGIVATAYAVPVLARRVNVDPRKAMWFGLVNPLAIAHLIGGAHNDAIMIGFIALGLVAASNRRFLLGCVLVAAAAAVKIPAILAIVPVAMLGWRVGRRRPSWFGQLWQAGWRVFLATVVMVAALTFITLACLPDGQGWGWLKAIEVPGRVSTIAPATMIGDLAQLVLNGLGYHREAQSVLDLARLIAMVIMVIVILVMLVRMAPRRPMRFLVYAWMAVILGSPALHPWYLTWPAVFFAFSRPSPLIVRISSWASIGLLTYSSVSFSWRNELTGVGIAAAAVVIWMVLTHDRRHFRNLGVPEGKLGDARGQTETVAEPENAR
- a CDS encoding 4Fe-4S binding protein; this encodes MSAQDDGSTPTVPVAERRHDTAHARIRLIEDKCTSCMICARECPVWCIHIDSHTEVDLDAPAQLTGRGMRERTKNVLDRFAIDWSLCMYCGICVEECPFDALEWRHEAMPAVATLTDLLHEIEDLA
- a CDS encoding NADH-quinone oxidoreductase subunit C — encoded protein: MNDQVEPTAWAATVADAKAAGFTWFDWLDCVDEIGRADEFRLVVQLLDRATGETRRLETRIDRNAPEVGTLSGVYAGAGWAEREIHDLFGVEFLGGDGTPLLLPRRYGGHPLRKDEVLGARAAVDWPGSKDPAETGAAAGRRRMVPPGVPDPNVWGDRNPDDPPADPAEVAASAQGGRVRRRR
- a CDS encoding proton-conducting membrane transporter is translated as MRCWDWFGDRSLVVIDIALACCALEVEVAAAELALTDLRPDDRAVVVVSGTVTDTVLPVVRSILARVPDARIVSFGACASAGGPYWDSYAVTKGIGQIVDVDLFVPGCPPTPTALTAAVESFRVELAR
- a CDS encoding CoA transferase, translated to MQETRTDRPLPLEGILVADFSRVLAGPLATMMLADLGARVIKVERPGAGDDTRTWGPPWSPTGSTYFESVNRGKESVALDLSDAGDLALAHELTRRADVLIHNFKPGTMSKLGLGYDEIREDNPGIVYCAINGFGSRAGRDLLGYDFVVQAVGGLMSITGERDEPMKAGVALVDVLTGKDAAIGILAALNARQRTGHGDHLEVTLLTSLLGSLVNQGQSALETGRSPGGMGNQHPSIAPYETLHTADGLIAVACGNDGQFARLAAAIGRPDLANDPRFTTNALRVEHRPVLLAELEDALTAADAATWVDRLNGAQVPAGRVNTIHEAVRLACDLELDPLIEVGPNHAAQIRHPITWTAYQPSEPTPPPGLGEHTDAVRAWLRG
- a CDS encoding acyl-CoA dehydrogenase family protein encodes the protein MAHASNPRPLNRQDLLDIDTMLSEDERAVRDSVRAACDAEIEPHIQQWYEDGALPVRELARMFGELGVLGMHLDGYGCPGMSAVDYGLACQELEASDSGIRSLVSVQGSLAMFAIWRWGTEEQKLEWLPRLAAGDAIGCFGLTEPDHGSDPGSMRTRARRDGDDWVLNGAKMWITNGSVADVAVVWANAGEENGVIRGFVVPTDTPGFSAPEIKHKMSLRASVTSELLFDNVRLPGDAVFPDVRGLKGPLSCLSEARYGIVWGAIGAGRASLDAAVRYSTERHQFGKPLAGFQLTQGKLARMSTDLNTGQLLALHLGRLKDSVGLRPEQVSVGKYNNVSAALEVCRTARTILGANGISGEFPVMRHANNLESVLTYEGTVEMHALTIGKALTGVDAFR
- a CDS encoding NAD-dependent epimerase/dehydratase family protein, producing METNECILVVGGTGLLGAATAAELVSRGYAVRALARRRRDVPDGVDLRLGDVATLSDVELRALVQGCTGVVFAAGLDERTPVRKPAYDAFVAVNNAPLGRLLEAARAEGVRRVVVLGSYFTHLARTRPDLDLGRWHPYVRSRIDQAELALAYADGGLDVSIIEVPYVFGVGADGALPGVSIMVDAVRRMPGVVLWVSGGVAAVTVGQIAQAVVGALERSEGAASYPVVGANFTWSQLLRVFLRHLDRPRWPIVTVPASVFTVFLVARDLVLRLQGFEPGLDGVRLAALLAADARVDRGPSDFLGVEPANMDVAIGELVRATSARDTT
- a CDS encoding HAD family hydrolase, with amino-acid sequence MPNPPPPHPWHPALTGVSLLLVDFDGPLVRLLPDPEHVRLTARLAQWYADRGGQPPATTDHVQLLRHVHAHHPDLAADAEHLMTEAELAAAAAHSAYADAIGFLSDWQAAGGHVAIVSNNAEEAVRRVLTRSGLGTDGTWTVHARRPGGIARLKPAPDLLLEAMTAHAATPDGAVMIGDTPSDVRAGSAAGVRTIGVTDSADQAQALHTAGAATMIRRLVDLSMTDTPGG
- the ribA gene encoding GTP cyclohydrolase II → MTSSISNEPISPLTGVDRIVETRLPTRHGEFAMVGYEDHLGVAHVAITVGLDDETLNGEPVLVRIHSECLTGDALGSHRCDCGDQLDAALARIAQEGRGAVIYVRGHEGRGIGLLEKLRAYALQDRGMDTVDANLELGHPADARSYEQSAHILADLSVTAVRLLSNNPAKQEALEALGVRIVDRVALGVADRPDNARYLATKRTRMRHDEPLDLWERLLDGDVPTLRDDPLVQLYGPLVTAGPDLVIAQLGQSLDGFIASRTGDAEFVTGPEDRLRLHRMRALVDAVVVGASTVIADDPRLTVRDCAGDDPVRVVVDPQGRIPLTAHVLREADAPTLWLVGPDVAVPDSLPAHVTTGRLATAGPTDPAELLALLADRGLTRVLIEGGGRLVSAFVAAGEVDRLYLTTAPVLIGDGVPGLRFDGTDVMAEALRGPVRRFALGEDVCTEILLQAGSTS
- a CDS encoding class I SAM-dependent methyltransferase is translated as MIEAKGVVDGHNVAEPSWLALRSTADERAREAALPLVKSLAERLAPGPAHGIDIGTGTGANHAYLSARLGVPVRWTVLDHDADLLGHAAHRNATGLLAEIADLPVLIGDGTPGTFLTCSAVLDVVGEADLDALAAVLVTRRLPALFSLSVTGEVVIGPEDPLDGSIAEAFNAHQRRGARPGPDAPRRLAERLPVGWLTEVRTHWLLGARDDASLLEGYLRERAAVAVESDPELAGPVNQWLERRMTELAAGCLTVEVGHVDQLVLPA
- a CDS encoding glycosyltransferase family 4 protein; this encodes MTSVLRLLVPDQAQISGGGVFNARLAEALTVRGWAVDERRIAGDWPSPEPEQRAAVAEALRGEGPALVDGLIGSVCPDELEAAVAAGVSVIVLVHLPLPAERGLPEDEQARLAASECRALHAATAIAVPSHWASADLARRYDLTAHVVVPGVEPAPVAEGSEPPQLLMLAALTPVKNHATLLAALGCLGDLDWQATLAGPHRDPQTVAEVRRLGRTAAVEDRITLPGELTGTALDTVWQATDLLLVPSWTETYGLVVTEALARGIPAIVARGTGAAEALAGGPGVPESDLPGALADPGDPAEWARLVRGRLTDPVRRDRWRRAALERRESLRTWSDAARDLECVLEELS
- a CDS encoding 6-carboxytetrahydropterin synthase, producing MFTLTVRDRMMIAHSLDHPGFGPARKLHGCTYVVETTWHRPDLDEMGVVIDIGVATEELHAVLADLDYQNLDELEIFAGKLTTTEFLAHYIAEQLRDRIDTEPYACLEVTLREHPDAWASYRLEL